A window of the Flavobacteriales bacterium genome harbors these coding sequences:
- a CDS encoding prolyl oligopeptidase family serine peptidase, whose protein sequence is MKTTYFLALLLVFASCQSKISMKEYPKTEKKEVIDTYFGVEVVDNYRWLEDDRSEETAQWVKQQNTVTFDFLNQIPIRAELKNRLEKVWNYEKLSAPFKRGDYTYFYKNDGLQNQYVIYREKGDEQEIFLDPNSFSDDGTVSLSSLSFSPDGSLAAYSISEGGSDWRSVIVIDALTKEIIEDTLVDIKFSGVSWKGNEGFYYSSYDKPKGSELSAKTDQHKLYYHKLGTSQKDDIVVFGANEKHRYVWGGVSDDGRFLTISASMSTSGNKLFIKDLNQENSPIINMVNDYDSDSYVLHNEGDLLYIVTNRNAPNKKVVTASFQNPQVEYWQEFIAETEQVLSPSYGGGYFFAHYMIDAISKVYQFDTEGQNLGELQLPGVGSSRGFSSKKEEKTLYYSFTNYHSPGVIYKYDVDSRESELYWQPSIDFNSSDFVSKQVFYTSKDGTQIPMIITHKKGLDYDGNNPTILYGYGGFNVSLTPSFSISKAVWLEQGGVYAVANLRGGGEYGKEWHIAGTQMQKQNVFDDFIAAAEYLIHNKFTSSDYLAIDGRSNGGLLVGATMTQRPDLMKVALPAVGVLDMLRYHTFTAGAGWAYDYGTSDDSKEMFEYLKGYSPVHNVKQGVSYPATMVLTADHDDRVVPAHSFKFIAELQDKHQGHNPVLIRIETNSGHGAGTPISKQIEETADIIAFTLYNMGVDEFKE, encoded by the coding sequence ATGAAAACAACTTATTTTTTAGCATTACTATTAGTTTTTGCCTCTTGTCAATCTAAAATCTCAATGAAAGAATATCCTAAGACTGAAAAAAAAGAAGTTATTGATACCTACTTTGGTGTTGAGGTAGTAGACAATTACCGTTGGTTAGAAGATGATAGGAGTGAAGAAACAGCCCAATGGGTAAAACAACAAAATACAGTAACCTTTGATTTTCTTAATCAAATTCCTATTAGGGCAGAGTTGAAAAACAGATTAGAGAAAGTATGGAACTATGAAAAGCTGTCTGCACCATTCAAAAGAGGTGATTACACTTATTTTTATAAAAATGACGGTTTACAGAATCAATACGTTATTTATAGAGAAAAGGGTGATGAGCAAGAAATCTTTTTAGATCCAAACTCTTTTTCTGATGATGGTACAGTTTCTTTAAGTTCATTGAGTTTTTCCCCAGACGGTAGCTTGGCAGCCTATTCTATTTCTGAAGGTGGTAGCGATTGGCGAAGTGTAATCGTTATTGATGCGCTAACTAAAGAAATCATCGAAGATACTTTAGTTGACATCAAATTTAGTGGTGTGAGTTGGAAAGGTAATGAAGGTTTTTATTATTCGAGTTACGACAAGCCTAAGGGAAGTGAGCTATCGGCTAAGACCGACCAACACAAGTTGTATTATCATAAACTAGGTACGAGCCAAAAAGACGATATAGTGGTCTTTGGTGCTAATGAAAAACACCGTTACGTTTGGGGTGGGGTTAGTGACGATGGACGTTTTTTAACTATTTCGGCATCCATGTCAACTAGCGGAAACAAGCTATTCATAAAAGATTTGAATCAAGAGAATTCGCCTATTATAAACATGGTCAATGATTACGATAGCGATAGCTATGTTTTGCACAACGAGGGCGATTTACTCTATATTGTTACCAACAGAAATGCTCCTAATAAGAAAGTAGTAACTGCATCATTCCAAAACCCCCAAGTGGAGTATTGGCAAGAATTTATTGCAGAAACAGAACAAGTTTTGAGTCCTAGTTATGGTGGCGGTTATTTCTTTGCACATTATATGATTGATGCTATTTCTAAAGTTTATCAGTTTGATACTGAGGGTCAGAATTTGGGTGAGCTTCAATTGCCGGGTGTTGGTAGTAGTCGTGGATTTTCATCAAAAAAAGAAGAGAAAACGCTGTATTATAGTTTTACCAATTACCATTCGCCGGGTGTTATTTATAAGTACGATGTGGATAGTAGAGAGTCGGAGCTGTATTGGCAGCCTAGTATAGATTTTAATTCCTCGGACTTTGTGTCCAAACAAGTGTTTTATACTTCCAAAGACGGTACTCAGATACCCATGATTATTACGCATAAAAAAGGACTAGACTACGATGGTAATAATCCGACTATTCTGTACGGGTATGGAGGTTTTAATGTCAGTTTAACGCCAAGTTTTAGCATTAGTAAAGCCGTATGGTTAGAACAAGGAGGAGTGTATGCAGTAGCTAATCTGCGTGGTGGTGGAGAATACGGCAAAGAATGGCATATAGCAGGTACACAAATGCAAAAGCAAAATGTATTTGACGATTTTATAGCGGCTGCAGAATACCTTATCCATAATAAGTTCACTTCATCCGATTATTTAGCTATTGATGGTCGTTCTAATGGTGGCCTTCTTGTAGGTGCAACTATGACACAACGACCAGATTTGATGAAAGTAGCTTTACCAGCGGTGGGTGTTTTGGATATGTTGCGTTATCATACCTTTACGGCAGGAGCAGGTTGGGCTTATGATTATGGGACATCCGATGATTCTAAAGAAATGTTTGAGTATTTGAAAGGCTATTCGCCTGTGCATAATGTAAAGCAGGGGGTAAGCTATCCAGCCACTATGGTACTGACTGCTGACCACGATGATAGGGTAGTACCGGCACATTCTTTTAAGTTTATAGCTGAATTGCAAGACAAACACCAAGGTCATAATCCAGTATTGATACGCATAGAAACCAATTCAGGACATGGCGCAGGAACACCTATTTCTAAGCAAATAGAAGAAACGGCAGACATTATAGCATTTACCCTATACAATATGGGAGTAGATGAGTTTAAGGAGTAG
- a CDS encoding HDIG domain-containing protein, whose product MRLNFPSEIRNNYYKIQKVVLFLLATILIVWMFPNKASFKFEFQKGKPWLHETLIAPYDFPVYKSSEQLVDEQDQLRNNLKLTFVLDESVYDIKAEEFISNFEQKWATDKKVTKDARFTFFNLNKKKNKKTKKEKLANYGLKVLQNLYATGIIQMVDDIEFKDSDYEIIVMKQNVGEVLRLGDLFTIESASKKAYDLKNISEEESNFLSPLILEMLKQNVFYDEDATNKMLESELNAISKGLGMVQRGEVIISQGELVTESNFQELESYRQRYEGENWQESSENWLSFGQSLLVLVAFLILFLFLKQFRIEVFNDNKKVTFILTLITLMVFMASMSLTASNKLIFLMPFCLLPIIIKAFFDTRLALFTHLIAVIIIGFIVPNSFEFIYLQLMAGIVSILSVLQMYKRAQLFVSAAKIIAIYFVAYFAMALTQEGSLDNIEWMNFVWFAANGALTLFAYPLIFAFEKTFSLVSDVSLLELSDTNSPLLRELAQVAPGTFQHSIQVANLAEEGILEIGGNALLVRAGALYHDIGKMKNPQFFIENQISGINPHDDLSFEESAGVIINHVKNGISIAKENNLPDELIDFIRTHHGTTMVGYFYKQYVASFPDEIEAAEKFTYPGPKPYSKETAVLMMADSVEAAARSLKSPTLENIDKLVESIINTQIDNEQFVNADITMKSITQIKKLFKKKLQSIHHVRVEY is encoded by the coding sequence ATGCGATTAAACTTCCCTTCTGAAATAAGGAATAATTATTACAAAATTCAAAAAGTTGTTCTTTTCCTGTTGGCAACAATCCTTATTGTTTGGATGTTCCCCAACAAAGCATCATTTAAGTTTGAGTTTCAAAAGGGCAAACCTTGGCTACACGAAACACTAATTGCGCCCTATGATTTTCCTGTATATAAGTCTAGTGAGCAATTAGTCGACGAGCAAGATCAATTACGCAATAACCTAAAACTCACATTTGTATTAGATGAATCTGTCTATGATATCAAGGCAGAAGAATTTATCTCTAATTTTGAGCAAAAATGGGCTACTGACAAAAAGGTTACTAAAGATGCTCGTTTTACATTTTTTAACCTCAATAAGAAGAAGAATAAAAAAACCAAAAAAGAAAAATTAGCTAATTATGGCTTAAAGGTTCTCCAAAATCTATACGCTACTGGGATTATTCAGATGGTTGACGATATTGAATTTAAAGATAGCGACTATGAGATTATCGTCATGAAACAAAATGTCGGTGAAGTACTTCGCTTAGGAGATTTATTCACCATAGAATCGGCATCCAAAAAAGCCTACGATTTAAAAAATATTTCTGAAGAAGAATCGAATTTTCTATCACCATTGATATTAGAAATGCTCAAGCAAAATGTTTTCTATGATGAAGACGCTACCAATAAAATGCTTGAGAGTGAGCTTAACGCTATTTCTAAAGGTTTAGGTATGGTACAGCGTGGTGAGGTTATTATTTCACAAGGGGAATTGGTGACAGAAAGCAACTTTCAAGAATTAGAATCTTATCGTCAGCGATATGAAGGAGAGAATTGGCAAGAAAGCTCAGAGAATTGGCTAAGTTTTGGTCAGTCGCTTCTGGTATTGGTCGCTTTTTTAATCTTGTTTTTATTTCTCAAACAATTCAGAATTGAGGTGTTTAATGATAATAAAAAGGTGACTTTTATCTTGACACTTATTACTTTAATGGTGTTTATGGCTTCCATGTCGCTAACGGCTAGTAATAAGCTAATTTTTCTCATGCCCTTTTGCTTATTACCAATTATTATAAAAGCCTTTTTTGACACACGTTTAGCCCTATTTACTCACTTAATAGCGGTTATCATAATTGGTTTTATTGTTCCTAATAGCTTTGAGTTTATTTATCTGCAACTGATGGCAGGTATTGTATCTATTTTGTCTGTTTTGCAGATGTATAAAAGGGCGCAATTGTTTGTGTCTGCAGCCAAGATAATAGCCATTTATTTCGTGGCTTATTTTGCGATGGCTCTTACTCAAGAGGGTAGCCTAGACAATATTGAGTGGATGAACTTTGTATGGTTTGCAGCTAATGGTGCTCTGACGCTTTTTGCTTATCCGTTGATTTTTGCTTTCGAGAAAACCTTTTCTCTCGTTTCCGATGTTTCATTATTGGAGCTTTCAGACACCAATAGTCCTTTGCTTAGAGAATTGGCACAAGTAGCACCTGGCACATTCCAACACTCTATACAAGTAGCTAATCTTGCTGAAGAAGGTATTTTAGAAATAGGAGGTAATGCCTTATTGGTAAGGGCAGGAGCATTGTACCATGATATCGGTAAAATGAAAAACCCTCAGTTTTTTATAGAAAATCAAATCTCTGGCATTAACCCTCACGATGATTTGAGCTTTGAAGAAAGTGCTGGTGTGATTATTAATCACGTCAAAAATGGTATCAGTATTGCTAAAGAAAACAATTTGCCTGACGAACTTATTGACTTTATCAGAACCCATCACGGAACTACTATGGTGGGTTATTTTTATAAGCAATATGTAGCGAGTTTCCCTGATGAAATCGAGGCGGCAGAGAAGTTTACCTATCCCGGTCCGAAGCCGTACTCTAAGGAAACAGCAGTCTTGATGATGGCAGATTCTGTAGAGGCAGCAGCACGAAGTTTGAAGTCGCCTACACTAGAAAATATAGATAAGTTAGTAGAGAGTATTATCAATACTCAAATTGACAACGAACAGTTTGTAAACGCTGATATTACTATGAAGTCTATTACTCAAATTAAGAAACTGTTCAAGAAGAAATTACAAAGTATTCACCACGTTAGAGTGGAGTATTGA
- a CDS encoding T9SS type A sorting domain-containing protein, with product MKRRQALKSFITASILPFVPFKQLFAEVECISTSDILGPYFIEGAPNISNIAPAVADVPRLYITGTVYAKDCVTPLSNALIDVWQANNDGSYEDIDYRGKIYTDEAGNYAFESIQPGKYLNGSYYRPSHIHYKVVYKNNPEFVTQLYFEGDTTIDIDPWASDPSAVDRIIPLSTDDNSNLNGVFDIYLNVEPQTVNTPDFNRNDISSKIQAIAPNPIVENFEISFYNNTKAEVTIDICDIMGRQSTVLFKGNCNKQLHKIPLKKPSLNSGIYSIRLSVNGKKVDAKRVMIN from the coding sequence ATGAAAAGAAGACAAGCCTTAAAATCATTCATAACGGCCTCTATCCTGCCCTTTGTACCATTCAAACAGCTATTTGCTGAGGTGGAATGTATCAGTACTAGCGATATACTCGGCCCTTATTTTATAGAAGGTGCGCCAAACATCAGCAATATAGCTCCAGCCGTGGCCGATGTACCACGCTTATACATCACTGGGACAGTTTATGCTAAAGATTGTGTTACGCCTTTATCTAATGCATTGATAGATGTATGGCAAGCCAATAACGATGGTTCTTATGAAGATATTGATTACAGAGGTAAAATTTACACCGATGAAGCAGGCAACTATGCTTTTGAAAGTATTCAACCGGGCAAGTACCTAAACGGTTCGTACTATAGACCTAGTCATATACATTATAAAGTGGTATATAAAAATAATCCTGAGTTTGTTACTCAATTGTATTTCGAAGGGGATACCACAATAGATATTGACCCATGGGCATCTGACCCCTCAGCAGTAGATAGGATTATACCTTTAAGCACCGATGACAATTCTAACCTTAATGGGGTTTTTGACATCTACCTCAATGTAGAACCTCAAACAGTCAATACTCCAGACTTCAATAGAAATGACATTTCTAGCAAGATACAAGCCATTGCACCTAATCCCATAGTTGAAAACTTTGAGATTAGCTTCTACAACAATACAAAAGCAGAAGTTACTATCGATATTTGTGATATTATGGGACGACAATCAACCGTACTCTTTAAAGGTAATTGCAATAAACAATTGCATAAAATACCATTGAAAAAGCCGTCTTTGAATAGTGGAATTTATAGTATTCGATTATCTGTAAACGGTAAAAAGGTAGATGCTAAACGAGTAATGATTAACTAA
- a CDS encoding RidA family protein, protein MKKVIHTPNAPETIGPYSQAILSNNTLYTSGQIAINPKNGSLITNNITDETHQVMKNLQAVLEAAEMNFSHVLKCTIFLKDMNQYADINSVYAEYFDHNPPAREAVQVSVLPKNVNVEISLIASK, encoded by the coding sequence ATGAAAAAAGTGATACATACACCAAATGCTCCTGAAACTATAGGTCCATATAGTCAAGCTATACTATCCAACAACACCTTATATACCTCAGGGCAAATTGCTATAAATCCTAAAAACGGGAGTTTAATTACGAATAATATTACCGATGAAACCCACCAGGTAATGAAAAATCTACAAGCTGTTTTAGAAGCCGCTGAAATGAATTTTTCCCATGTATTGAAGTGCACTATCTTTTTAAAAGATATGAATCAATACGCAGACATCAATTCAGTATATGCAGAGTACTTTGATCACAATCCGCCAGCTCGAGAAGCGGTACAAGTCAGTGTATTACCCAAAAATGTTAATGTTGAAATATCACTAATCGCTAGTAAATAA
- the trxB gene encoding thioredoxin-disulfide reductase yields the protein MSEELENIEVLIIGSGPAGYTAAIYAARADLKPVVIQGLQPGGQLTTTTEVDNYPGYPNGVDGTKMMEDFKAQAERFDTDTRWGMVTKVDFSERPFKVEIDGNKNVLAQTVIISTGASAKWLGIPDEERLNGFGVSACAVCDGFFYKGQEVVVVGAGDTAAEEATYLAKLCTKVTMLVRRDEMRASKAMQKRVFNTDNITVLFNHETKSINGEKGVESVTAFNNQTQEETVIPATGFFVAIGHKPNTDLFKGQLDMDDNGYLIVEAGTSKTKIPGVFAAGDVADHVYRQAVTSAGTGCMAALDAERFLAAQE from the coding sequence ATGTCAGAAGAATTAGAAAATATTGAAGTCTTAATTATTGGATCTGGACCTGCTGGTTATACAGCAGCTATTTACGCTGCAAGAGCAGATTTAAAACCTGTTGTCATACAAGGTTTACAGCCTGGCGGACAACTTACAACAACTACTGAGGTTGACAATTATCCTGGCTACCCTAATGGTGTTGATGGCACTAAAATGATGGAAGATTTTAAAGCCCAAGCCGAACGTTTCGATACCGATACACGTTGGGGAATGGTTACCAAAGTTGATTTTTCTGAAAGACCATTTAAAGTAGAGATTGATGGCAACAAAAATGTATTGGCTCAAACCGTAATTATCAGTACTGGAGCATCTGCCAAATGGTTAGGTATTCCTGATGAAGAACGCCTTAACGGATTTGGTGTTTCGGCATGTGCTGTATGCGATGGCTTCTTCTATAAAGGTCAAGAAGTGGTGGTAGTTGGTGCTGGTGATACTGCAGCCGAAGAAGCGACCTATTTAGCTAAGTTATGTACTAAAGTGACTATGCTCGTGCGTAGAGATGAAATGAGAGCATCCAAAGCTATGCAAAAAAGAGTATTCAACACTGATAACATTACTGTTCTTTTCAATCATGAAACCAAAAGCATCAATGGTGAAAAAGGGGTTGAAAGTGTAACTGCCTTCAACAACCAAACTCAAGAAGAAACTGTAATTCCTGCTACTGGATTTTTTGTTGCTATTGGTCATAAGCCTAATACCGATCTTTTCAAAGGGCAATTGGATATGGATGATAATGGCTATTTGATAGTTGAAGCTGGTACTTCTAAAACTAAGATACCTGGGGTTTTTGCTGCTGGTGATGTTGCCGACCACGTTTATCGTCAGGCAGTTACTTCTGCTGGTACAGGCTGTATGGCTGCTCTAGATGCTGAACGCTTTTTAGCTGCTCAAGAATAA
- a CDS encoding acetyl-CoA C-acyltransferase, which translates to MKDVVIVSAVRTPIGSFGGVFSSVSATHLGGVAIKGALEKVRLSADKVDEVYMGNVLQANLGQAPARQAALAAGLTQEVPCTTINKVCSSGMKSIMLAAQSIMSGDNDVVVAGGMENMSSVPHYFAKGRNGQKLGDMKLVDGLVKDGLTDVYNKVHMGNCAELCAKEMNFSREQQDAFAIESYNRSTAAWQNGKFKDEVVSVAVPQRRGDDLIVSEDEEYKNVKMEKIPALRPVFDKEGTVTAANASTLNDGAAALVLMSADKAVELGLKPIAKIRSYADAAHQPEWFTTAPAKALPIALEKANIATSDVDYFELNEAFSVVGLANIEKLGLDASKVNVNGGAVSLGHPLGCSGARIIVTLLHVLKQNNAKIGAAGICNGGGGASAMVVEMI; encoded by the coding sequence ATGAAAGATGTAGTAATAGTATCCGCCGTTCGTACTCCTATCGGAAGTTTTGGCGGTGTATTTTCAAGCGTATCTGCTACCCACCTTGGTGGTGTAGCTATCAAAGGTGCATTAGAAAAAGTCCGTTTATCAGCCGATAAAGTGGACGAGGTATATATGGGTAATGTCCTTCAAGCCAACTTAGGACAAGCCCCAGCACGACAAGCCGCCTTAGCTGCTGGTTTGACTCAAGAAGTACCTTGCACAACCATTAACAAAGTCTGTTCTTCTGGTATGAAGTCCATTATGTTAGCCGCTCAAAGTATTATGTCTGGGGATAACGATGTGGTGGTAGCTGGTGGTATGGAAAATATGTCTAGCGTACCCCATTATTTTGCTAAAGGAAGAAACGGTCAGAAGTTGGGCGATATGAAGTTAGTAGACGGCTTAGTAAAAGACGGACTAACGGATGTGTACAATAAAGTACATATGGGTAACTGTGCTGAATTATGTGCCAAAGAGATGAACTTTAGCAGAGAACAACAAGATGCTTTTGCAATAGAATCATACAACAGGAGTACTGCCGCTTGGCAAAATGGTAAATTCAAGGATGAAGTGGTGTCAGTGGCTGTCCCACAAAGACGTGGTGATGACCTAATCGTTTCTGAAGATGAGGAATACAAAAACGTGAAGATGGAAAAAATTCCTGCTCTTCGCCCTGTATTTGATAAGGAAGGAACCGTAACCGCTGCTAATGCCTCTACCCTTAATGACGGAGCTGCTGCCCTTGTATTGATGAGTGCTGACAAAGCCGTCGAATTAGGACTTAAGCCTATTGCTAAGATACGCAGTTATGCCGATGCCGCTCACCAACCAGAGTGGTTTACCACTGCACCAGCTAAGGCTCTGCCTATTGCTTTGGAAAAAGCTAATATAGCAACTAGCGATGTGGATTACTTTGAATTGAACGAAGCCTTTTCGGTAGTAGGGTTAGCTAACATAGAAAAGCTAGGCTTAGACGCTTCTAAAGTAAATGTTAATGGTGGTGCTGTATCCTTAGGTCACCCTCTGGGTTGTTCAGGAGCGAGAATCATCGTTACCCTATTGCACGTACTAAAGCAAAACAATGCTAAAATCGGAGCAGCAGGAATCTGCAACGGTGGTGGTGGTGCATCTGCTATGGTCGTAGAGATGATTTAA
- a CDS encoding C40 family peptidase → MKYGISELAIVPIRAEASDKAEMVNQILFGEHFKVLEARVKWSKIRLAHDKYEGWICNKQWSEIEKNTYEELERHDPTLTTELLDMVVQDTHQTVPLGSSLPFYKDHQFQIKDKTYTHQGDSTSGYHDKKMMVDNAMLYLNTPYLWGGRTPFGIDCSGFTQMIYRLHGKEIPRDAYQQAEIGTTLSFIEESEAGDLAFFDNNEGKIIHVGIILENNFIIHASGKVRIDRLDQQGIFNAEERKHTHKLRLIKSIV, encoded by the coding sequence ATGAAATACGGAATTTCAGAATTAGCAATAGTCCCTATACGTGCAGAGGCATCGGACAAAGCAGAGATGGTCAATCAAATTCTATTTGGTGAACATTTTAAGGTGCTGGAAGCTAGAGTAAAATGGAGTAAAATACGTTTGGCACACGACAAGTACGAAGGTTGGATTTGCAACAAACAATGGTCAGAGATTGAGAAAAACACCTACGAAGAACTCGAACGCCACGACCCCACACTTACCACCGAATTGCTAGACATGGTGGTGCAAGACACTCACCAAACCGTACCGCTAGGTAGCTCACTACCCTTTTACAAAGACCATCAATTTCAAATCAAGGATAAAACCTACACCCACCAAGGCGATAGCACTTCTGGATACCACGATAAAAAGATGATGGTAGATAACGCTATGTTATACCTCAACACTCCCTACTTGTGGGGTGGAAGAACACCTTTTGGTATTGACTGCTCGGGTTTTACACAGATGATTTATCGTCTGCATGGAAAAGAAATTCCTAGAGATGCTTACCAACAAGCTGAGATAGGAACTACACTAAGTTTTATAGAAGAATCAGAAGCTGGAGACTTAGCCTTTTTCGACAACAATGAAGGTAAAATTATTCATGTGGGTATCATCTTAGAAAACAATTTCATCATACACGCCTCTGGAAAAGTGCGCATAGACCGACTCGACCAACAGGGTATATTCAATGCCGAAGAACGCAAACACACCCACAAACTACGACTTATAAAAAGCATCGTCTAA
- a CDS encoding non-canonical purine NTP diphosphatase has translation MKLVFATNNPNKLAEIRMLVPSSIEILSLQDINCKEELPETSDTLEDNAAQKAFYVFDNYGYNCFADDTGLEIEALDGRPGVYSARYAGEDCIAEDNMQKVLSEMKDQDNRDACFRTIISLVIDGKEFQFEGEVEGQIIPEKWGDKGFGYDPIFLPDGYEESFAQMSIQQKNEISHRGLAVQELIVFLKKKI, from the coding sequence ATGAAATTAGTATTTGCTACCAATAACCCCAATAAACTAGCTGAAATACGTATGCTTGTGCCTTCTAGTATAGAGATATTGAGTTTACAAGATATCAATTGTAAGGAAGAGCTGCCTGAAACCTCGGATACTTTGGAAGACAATGCTGCCCAAAAAGCCTTTTATGTCTTTGACAATTACGGCTACAACTGTTTTGCTGACGATACTGGACTAGAAATAGAGGCTTTGGACGGTCGACCAGGTGTATATTCGGCACGTTATGCTGGAGAAGATTGTATTGCCGAAGATAATATGCAAAAAGTATTGTCAGAGATGAAAGACCAAGACAACAGAGATGCTTGTTTTAGAACTATTATCTCATTAGTGATAGACGGCAAAGAATTTCAATTTGAAGGCGAGGTGGAGGGGCAAATAATACCTGAAAAATGGGGCGATAAAGGTTTTGGTTATGACCCTATATTTTTACCAGACGGGTATGAGGAAAGCTTTGCCCAAATGTCTATCCAACAAAAAAATGAGATCAGTCACCGAGGCTTAGCAGTGCAAGAACTTATTGTTTTCTTAAAAAAGAAGATTTAA
- a CDS encoding DUF4249 family protein: protein MKYISSILILTALLFSGCEKFFEFEQEVDFSQGNTESKIVVQSVIQPGYPAYAIVTRTEPYFSAITDQTIDNLFVNNATITMSNESGETVELVNINAIPLTGIDEIDATLDSIAVLFPGFYVEWPFDIFLPPPYSTLAEYNKSFSISVIVDQDSLFATTTIPNEHLMDSLWFEIDEMAPRPNLGNIWFHYSDPDTLGNTIMIEHKRLAHTKEVFWGDNPPDGNLPNTFTVKQTSDPLFAKALWGFVRNDFEGLNGTSFDTYFQRGNLSSTLSATFDEVIFEQDEQGYFKAGQTLPEHDRNVYPDTVLVRISQIDNKSFLFWRSLDYQASSNGNPFAEPINLQSNVTNGYGVFYGQASIYYKVIAKEDTTYIERYYPIITEIL, encoded by the coding sequence ATGAAATACATTTCATCAATACTAATTCTAACCGCCCTCCTTTTCTCTGGTTGCGAGAAGTTTTTTGAATTTGAACAGGAGGTTGATTTTTCACAAGGAAACACAGAAAGTAAAATCGTTGTACAATCGGTTATTCAACCAGGATACCCTGCTTATGCTATCGTTACTAGAACAGAGCCTTATTTTTCGGCAATAACTGACCAAACAATCGATAACCTATTTGTTAACAATGCAACAATCACTATGAGCAACGAAAGTGGCGAAACGGTTGAACTCGTCAATATTAATGCTATCCCTTTAACCGGAATAGATGAGATAGACGCTACACTGGACTCTATTGCTGTCTTGTTTCCTGGGTTTTATGTAGAATGGCCTTTCGATATTTTTCTACCACCCCCCTACTCTACTCTAGCAGAATATAATAAAAGCTTTTCTATTTCGGTTATCGTTGACCAAGACTCATTATTTGCAACAACAACCATTCCAAACGAACACCTTATGGACAGCCTTTGGTTTGAAATTGATGAGATGGCACCACGACCTAATTTAGGTAACATCTGGTTTCACTATTCCGACCCCGATACACTTGGCAATACCATTATGATAGAGCACAAACGCCTTGCACATACCAAAGAAGTCTTTTGGGGTGATAACCCTCCTGATGGAAATTTGCCAAATACATTTACTGTAAAACAAACAAGTGACCCACTATTTGCTAAAGCATTATGGGGATTCGTAAGAAATGATTTTGAAGGGCTTAATGGCACTTCTTTCGACACCTATTTTCAAAGAGGAAATCTGAGCTCTACGCTATCGGCAACTTTTGACGAAGTAATATTCGAACAAGATGAGCAAGGCTATTTCAAAGCAGGACAAACTTTGCCTGAACACGATAGAAATGTCTATCCTGATACCGTTTTAGTTAGAATAAGCCAAATCGATAATAAATCGTTTCTATTTTGGCGTTCATTAGACTATCAAGCGAGTAGTAATGGTAATCCCTTTGCCGAACCTATAAACCTACAATCTAATGTAACTAATGGCTATGGTGTGTTTTATGGACAAGCCTCTATTTATTACAAAGTCATTGCTAAAGAAGATACCACATATATCGAAAGATATTATCCTATTATCACAGAAATATTATAA
- the rlmH gene encoding 23S rRNA (pseudouridine(1915)-N(3))-methyltransferase RlmH, giving the protein MKIVVLAIGKTDESWIQEGIDKYSKRLKHYISFEFQIIPDLKNRKNLSESQQKEQEGRLILKQVQNTDLLILLDEKGKEFHSKGFSDFLQQKMNAGIKRLVFVIGGPYGFSAEVYAQATSKIALSKMTFSHQMIRPFFAEQIYRAFSILNNEPYHHQ; this is encoded by the coding sequence GTGAAAATAGTAGTATTAGCAATTGGAAAGACCGATGAAAGTTGGATACAAGAGGGAATAGATAAGTATTCTAAGCGATTGAAACATTATATTTCTTTTGAATTTCAGATTATTCCGGATTTAAAAAATCGTAAGAACTTATCAGAAAGTCAGCAAAAAGAACAGGAGGGGAGACTGATATTAAAACAAGTACAGAATACCGATTTACTCATTTTGTTGGACGAAAAAGGCAAGGAGTTTCATTCTAAAGGCTTTTCGGATTTTTTACAACAAAAGATGAATGCAGGTATCAAACGTTTGGTATTTGTTATTGGTGGACCTTATGGTTTTAGTGCTGAGGTCTATGCTCAAGCCACTTCTAAGATAGCTCTTTCCAAGATGACTTTTTCACATCAGATGATACGCCCATTCTTTGCCGAACAAATTTACCGAGCCTTTAGTATTCTTAATAACGAACCCTATCACCATCAATAA